A genomic window from Patescibacteria group bacterium includes:
- the rplQ gene encoding 50S ribosomal protein L17, giving the protein MRHHNANRKFGRTRDERRALMKSLALALVKHEKIKTTEAKAKELRPFIEKMVTRARRGDQASQRLLVARLGSPSGVKKLIDEIAPRYKERNGGYTRIVKLPARASDASNMAIIEFV; this is encoded by the coding sequence ATGAGACACCATAACGCAAACAGAAAATTTGGCAGAACACGAGATGAGCGAAGGGCTTTGATGAAGTCCTTGGCGCTTGCTTTGGTGAAGCATGAAAAGATAAAGACAACGGAGGCTAAAGCGAAGGAGCTGCGGCCATTCATTGAAAAAATGGTCACGAGAGCGAGGCGAGGAGACCAAGCCTCACAGCGGCTCTTGGTCGCTCGTCTGGGCTCTCCCTCCGGCGTGAAGAAGCTGATCGACGAGATCGCGCCTCGGTATAAAGAGCGAAATGGTGGGTATACGCGTATTGTGAAGCTCCCGGCGCGGGCAAGTGACGCAAGCAATATGGCAATCATTGAATTTGTATAA
- the rplM gene encoding 50S ribosomal protein L13 yields the protein MEYTIDANQKSLGRVASQAAVFLMGKNTTTYKRHLAPAVRVHIINASKIKMTPKKLDGKIYKTFSGYPGGQKEKPMKEVVANKGYAEIFRLAVKGMLPTNKLRSIMLKNLEVTE from the coding sequence ATGGAATACACTATTGACGCAAATCAAAAAAGTCTCGGACGAGTTGCAAGCCAAGCAGCGGTTTTTCTGATGGGTAAGAACACGACCACCTATAAACGGCATTTGGCACCGGCGGTGAGAGTACACATCATCAACGCTTCCAAGATAAAGATGACCCCTAAAAAGTTGGACGGTAAAATATATAAAACTTTTTCCGGATATCCGGGAGGACAGAAAGAGAAGCCGATGAAGGAGGTGGTCGCAAACAAAGGATATGCTGAAATTTTTAGATTGGCGGTCAAAGGCATGCTTCCGACAAACAAGCTCCGGAGCATTATGTTGAAAAATCTAGAAGTCACCGAGTAA